The following are encoded together in the Deinococcus roseus genome:
- a CDS encoding c-type cytochrome, whose product MKHVLLIGCTLLASAALAATPKGDAKAGKTLYQTNCSGCHGAKAEGMVGPKLAGDAAKWKFNLFKRALIKGIDDKGKKLKPPMPQFKFTDKQIANIQAYLKTLK is encoded by the coding sequence ATGAAACATGTCTTGCTGATTGGATGCACACTGCTCGCTTCTGCAGCCCTGGCAGCCACCCCCAAGGGAGATGCCAAAGCAGGAAAAACCCTTTACCAGACCAATTGTTCTGGGTGCCACGGAGCCAAAGCTGAGGGTATGGTGGGACCCAAACTGGCAGGAGACGCAGCCAAATGGAAGTTCAACCTGTTCAAGCGTGCCCTGATCAAGGGGATTGATGACAAGGGCAAGAAACTGAAACCCCCCATGCCCCAGTTCAAATTCACCGACAAGCAAATCGCCAACATCCAGGCCTACCTGAAAACCCTGAAGTGA
- a CDS encoding DUF4126 domain-containing protein, which produces MDPLTTLSGLGLSWLSGLRLYMVLFLVGLADLLNWVTLPAGMGLLSSPYVLVATGLMVLVEFFADKVPWVDSTWDTVHTFIRLPVAGWIAAQFAPPGDATSVNYALGILGGTVAATSHFAKASARATVNASPEPFSNWGLSLFEDLLTPSLLYLIYQYPYLAAGIIGVLVLLCVLIVVMFWKMLKRIFGGQRRPRAV; this is translated from the coding sequence ATGGACCCTTTAACCACACTGTCCGGGCTGGGCCTGAGCTGGCTCAGCGGCCTGAGGCTGTACATGGTGCTGTTTCTGGTTGGACTGGCTGACCTGCTGAACTGGGTGACCCTTCCAGCAGGGATGGGCCTGCTGAGCAGCCCTTATGTGCTGGTTGCCACGGGTTTGATGGTGCTCGTTGAGTTCTTTGCAGACAAGGTGCCCTGGGTGGATTCCACCTGGGACACGGTGCACACCTTCATCCGTTTGCCGGTTGCTGGCTGGATTGCAGCCCAGTTTGCCCCTCCGGGCGACGCCACCTCTGTAAATTACGCTCTGGGCATTCTGGGAGGCACGGTGGCAGCCACCAGCCACTTTGCCAAGGCCAGCGCCCGGGCCACCGTCAACGCCAGCCCGGAGCCTTTCAGCAACTGGGGCCTGAGCCTCTTTGAGGACCTCTTGACCCCCAGTTTGCTGTACCTGATTTACCAGTACCCTTACCTTGCTGCAGGCATCATCGGGGTGCTGGTGCTGTTGTGTGTGCTCATTGTGGTGATGTTCTGGAAGATGCTCAAGCGCATTTTCGGAGGGCAGCGCAGACCTAGAGCTGTATGA
- a CDS encoding NAD-dependent epimerase/dehydratase family protein — protein sequence MTRVIVTGGSGKAGRACIRDLLEHGFDVINIDLVVPTEPLCLTVLADLTDFGQTLEVLSGVDDRYNGIDAVVHLAAIPAPGLHPNAHTFKVNALSTYNIFEAARKLQIKNVVWASSETVLGLPFDQPPVYVPVDEEVPPRPESAYSLSKLVGEVMAEQFCRWDPDLKIIGLRFSNVMEPQDYAQFPDFEQDARKRKWNLWAYIDARDAAQAVRKALEAPLKGAEVFIIANDNTVMQRSNAELMAEVFPGVEARTDLQNQDTLLAIEKARKLLGYHPEHNWHKPD from the coding sequence ATGACCCGAGTGATTGTGACGGGAGGCAGTGGCAAGGCAGGACGGGCCTGCATCCGGGATTTGCTGGAGCATGGCTTTGATGTGATCAACATTGATCTGGTGGTGCCCACAGAACCCCTCTGTCTCACCGTGCTGGCAGACCTCACCGATTTTGGTCAGACCCTGGAGGTGCTTTCCGGGGTGGATGACCGGTACAACGGCATTGATGCTGTGGTGCATCTGGCGGCCATTCCTGCGCCTGGGCTGCATCCCAACGCCCACACCTTCAAAGTGAATGCCCTGAGCACCTACAACATTTTTGAAGCCGCCCGCAAATTGCAGATCAAAAATGTGGTGTGGGCCTCCAGTGAAACCGTGCTGGGCTTGCCTTTTGATCAGCCTCCGGTTTATGTGCCTGTGGATGAGGAGGTGCCACCCCGGCCTGAATCTGCCTATTCCCTCTCCAAACTGGTGGGTGAAGTCATGGCAGAGCAATTCTGCCGCTGGGATCCGGACCTGAAAATCATAGGCTTGCGGTTTTCCAACGTGATGGAGCCACAAGACTATGCCCAGTTTCCTGATTTTGAGCAGGATGCTCGAAAAAGAAAATGGAACCTGTGGGCTTACATTGATGCCAGAGATGCCGCCCAGGCCGTCCGAAAGGCCCTGGAAGCCCCCCTGAAGGGCGCAGAGGTGTTCATCATTGCCAACGACAACACGGTGATGCAGAGGAGCAATGCAGAACTGATGGCAGAAGTTTTCCCGGGTGTGGAAGCCAGAACAGACCTGCAAAACCAGGACACCCTGCTGGCCATCGAGAAAGCCAGAAAGCTGCTGGGGTACCATCCTGAGCACAACTGGCACAAGCCTGACTGA
- a CDS encoding HD domain-containing protein, whose protein sequence is MMVSPLLLTESFQNALDYAYILHRGQTRKGPEAIPYLGHLLGVSSLVIEHGGNETEAIAALLHDSIEDVGEEIIPELLARFGSEVLDIVLGCTDASREAKSRVKDARADWLDRKERYVQSIPEKTEATRLVSLADKVYNARSIQEDYRDMGDALWSRFTAGKWGTLWYYRMLTEAFRKTSSDSHPRYQRLVKLLVRTTQDTERLLGVSDYGAGEFKQHFLRM, encoded by the coding sequence ATGATGGTTTCACCTCTTCTGCTGACCGAATCTTTTCAAAATGCACTGGATTATGCTTACATCCTGCATCGTGGGCAAACCCGCAAAGGCCCTGAAGCCATTCCCTACCTGGGACACCTGCTGGGTGTGTCCAGCCTGGTGATTGAGCATGGAGGCAATGAAACCGAGGCCATTGCTGCCCTGCTGCATGACAGCATCGAAGATGTGGGAGAGGAAATCATTCCAGAGCTTCTGGCCCGTTTTGGCAGCGAGGTGCTGGACATTGTGCTGGGTTGCACCGACGCTTCCAGAGAGGCCAAATCCCGGGTGAAAGATGCCCGTGCAGACTGGCTGGACCGCAAAGAGCGTTATGTGCAGTCCATTCCAGAGAAAACAGAGGCCACCCGACTGGTGTCTCTGGCAGACAAGGTGTACAACGCCCGCTCCATTCAGGAGGATTACCGGGACATGGGAGATGCCCTGTGGAGCAGGTTCACGGCAGGAAAATGGGGCACCCTGTGGTATTACCGCATGCTGACCGAGGCCTTCAGAAAGACCTCCAGTGACAGCCATCCCAGGTACCAGCGTCTGGTCAAGCTGCTGGTGCGCACCACCCAGGACACCGAGCGCCTGCTGGGGGTCAGCGATTATGGTGCAGGAGAGTTCAAACAGCACTTCCTGCGCATGTGA
- a CDS encoding TMEM175 family protein produces the protein MQKNRLEAFSDGVLAIIITIMVLELRAPHEATWEGLKDQLPIFCSYLLSFVYVAIYWNNHHHMLHTVHHVNGPVLWANIHLLFWLSLIPFTTSWMGEHPLSSVTGVVYGFSLLMSAVAYMVLQNTIIRSQGEGSVLRQATGKDFKGKISPVLYIAGILLSLVQPLLGDLMYVLVALMWLIPDRRIEKTLPH, from the coding sequence ATGCAAAAAAACCGACTGGAAGCCTTCAGCGATGGGGTCCTGGCCATCATCATCACCATCATGGTGCTCGAACTCAGGGCACCCCACGAAGCCACCTGGGAAGGCCTGAAAGACCAGTTGCCCATCTTCTGCAGTTACCTGCTGAGTTTTGTGTATGTTGCCATTTACTGGAACAACCACCACCACATGCTGCACACCGTGCATCACGTCAATGGACCGGTTCTGTGGGCCAACATTCATTTGCTGTTCTGGCTGTCCCTGATCCCGTTCACCACCAGCTGGATGGGAGAACACCCCCTCAGCAGCGTGACGGGGGTGGTGTATGGGTTTTCTTTGTTGATGTCAGCTGTTGCCTACATGGTCCTGCAAAACACCATCATCCGTTCTCAGGGCGAGGGTTCTGTGCTCAGACAGGCCACGGGCAAAGACTTCAAGGGGAAAATTTCACCCGTGCTGTACATTGCAGGGATCCTGCTGTCGCTGGTTCAGCCCTTGCTGGGGGATCTGATGTATGTGCTGGTGGCCCTGATGTGGCTGATTCCTGACCGCAGGATCGAAAAGACCCTCCCCCACTGA
- a CDS encoding alpha/beta hydrolase family protein has translation MSISADQKSAGPEANPKTANLKIPGNRIDTLRPDAPELAQPGPWDVGVQTLHLMDPWRPDVVNSTSELQFSPRNLTLEVWYPAQLSAGQERGEAYHTVLRDGKTPIVLHGKAVREAQPAAEMFPLVILTHGYPGNRFLMAHLGENLASKGHVVVSIDHTDSTYSDLSVFSSTLYNRPLDQLFVLQEITRLGEQGSLFSNLADTDRVALIGYSMGGYGVLNNLGAGFSDAAVFSPVAPPFELLKQRAHSNPEYPASLDRRIKAAMAIAPWGMNYGLWEQQAFASIQTPLFLMGGTLDEVAGYENGARAIYQNAINTTRHLLTFENANHNVAAPMPAPLEAWADPEDFRHYADPVWDTVRMNNILQHFATAFLALHLKGDQEMAAYLDASFKGFKESGKAGLKLE, from the coding sequence GTGAGCATCAGTGCAGACCAGAAAAGTGCAGGCCCAGAAGCAAACCCGAAAACCGCAAACCTGAAAATACCAGGCAACCGCATCGACACCCTCCGGCCTGATGCTCCAGAATTGGCTCAGCCTGGGCCCTGGGACGTGGGGGTGCAGACCCTGCACCTGATGGATCCCTGGAGACCCGATGTGGTGAATTCCACCTCTGAGCTGCAGTTTTCCCCCAGAAACCTGACCCTGGAGGTCTGGTACCCAGCCCAGCTTTCTGCTGGACAGGAGCGGGGTGAGGCCTACCACACGGTGCTGCGCGATGGAAAAACCCCCATTGTGCTCCACGGAAAGGCGGTCAGAGAGGCCCAGCCTGCTGCTGAAATGTTTCCTCTGGTGATCCTGACCCACGGCTACCCTGGAAACCGTTTTCTGATGGCCCACCTGGGAGAAAACCTGGCCAGCAAAGGGCATGTGGTGGTGTCCATTGACCACACCGACAGCACCTACAGCGACCTCTCGGTCTTTTCCAGCACCCTGTACAACCGCCCCCTGGACCAGCTTTTTGTATTGCAGGAAATCACCCGTCTGGGAGAACAGGGCAGCCTGTTTTCCAATCTGGCAGACACCGATCGGGTGGCCCTGATTGGCTACTCGATGGGAGGATATGGTGTTCTCAACAACCTGGGAGCAGGTTTCAGTGATGCGGCTGTGTTTTCTCCAGTGGCTCCACCTTTCGAGTTGCTGAAACAAAGGGCGCACAGCAACCCTGAGTACCCTGCCAGTCTGGACCGACGCATCAAAGCCGCCATGGCCATTGCACCCTGGGGCATGAATTATGGCCTCTGGGAGCAACAGGCTTTTGCCAGCATCCAGACCCCCCTGTTCCTGATGGGAGGCACCCTGGATGAGGTGGCAGGCTACGAAAACGGAGCCAGAGCCATTTACCAGAATGCCATCAACACAACAAGGCACCTGCTGACCTTTGAAAATGCCAACCACAATGTGGCTGCTCCCATGCCTGCCCCGCTGGAAGCCTGGGCAGATCCCGAAGATTTCAGGCATTATGCAGATCCTGTCTGGGACACGGTGCGCATGAACAACATCCTGCAGCACTTTGCCACTGCTTTTCTGGCTTTGCACCTGAAAGGGGACCAGGAAATGGCTGCTTATCTGGATGCCAGCTTCAAGGGATTCAAGGAAAGTGGAAAAGCTGGATTGAAACTGGAATAA